From the genome of Lentimonas sp. CC4, one region includes:
- a CDS encoding glycoside hydrolase family 97 protein, which produces MKHLRSLSLLGLAMLLPSLASAASISSPDQAIQLETHAANGQVTYSVEFNGKSIIAESRLGIELAGGAFSGALEITGSTNSSHDETWKPVWGQFSEYRNHYNELTLEVSEAETPKRTMQVILRAYNDGVAFRYVFPEQQSLNNANFAKELSQVSIVSEAPTAWYAASSTTLFNDVPFEAIKKPSRTPFTVKLADDCYVSLHEAAVVNSSDANLTLGNDKRTLTYNGAMRSAAGAVSAWRTILITATPGELVESSMILNLNDPNKLTDTSWIKTGVSLWDWRCHGGKADDGFVYGINAESYIRYIDFAHEHGLPFLIIDAEWYGPERSPKSDPITFEHEVDMPKVAAYAKEKGVGIWLYINDKALKGFDMDRTFSQYKKWGIVGIKHGFLGGGSQPKNAFSVKVLEKCAEYDIMYNLHEPNKPTGLTRTYPHYMTNEYVNSMLDAANRVPATPSELSVFPVVHNLGGPVDRSCGLFDMDQSIARDKVHKQIPSTVVSQVGQCMVFYSGILTLPDMPDAYNRKMDLFEYIKHLPMTWDETKVLEMEIGDYITMARRSGDTWFTAALADESGRTTEITLDFIKPGVTYDVTLYEDTAESNYQFTGGWNRKDAQKKKMPFKPVETKRELYQVRKMTVKKGDTISAYIAPGGGHCMWIRPQY; this is translated from the coding sequence ATGAAACATCTCCGATCACTCTCCTTACTTGGCCTTGCCATGTTGTTGCCGTCATTGGCGTCAGCAGCCTCGATCAGCTCACCCGATCAAGCGATTCAACTCGAGACACATGCGGCGAACGGACAGGTCACGTATTCTGTCGAGTTCAACGGTAAGTCCATCATTGCCGAATCCCGCTTGGGAATCGAACTGGCAGGTGGTGCATTTTCGGGTGCCCTTGAAATCACGGGTTCGACTAATAGCTCGCATGATGAGACCTGGAAGCCGGTTTGGGGGCAGTTCAGCGAGTATCGTAACCACTATAACGAACTGACCTTAGAAGTCTCCGAGGCCGAAACACCGAAGCGCACGATGCAGGTTATCTTGCGTGCGTATAACGATGGTGTTGCTTTTCGCTACGTATTCCCAGAGCAGCAGAGCCTAAACAACGCGAATTTCGCAAAGGAGCTCTCGCAAGTATCCATCGTCTCAGAGGCACCGACCGCATGGTATGCCGCCTCTTCGACGACTTTGTTCAATGATGTGCCATTCGAAGCGATCAAGAAACCTAGTCGCACCCCATTTACCGTGAAGCTGGCAGACGATTGCTACGTCTCCTTGCATGAAGCCGCAGTGGTCAACTCCTCCGATGCGAACCTCACACTTGGCAACGATAAGCGCACCTTGACTTACAACGGCGCGATGCGATCAGCTGCTGGTGCGGTCAGCGCTTGGCGCACCATTTTGATAACTGCGACGCCTGGTGAGCTAGTCGAATCTTCGATGATTCTTAATTTGAACGATCCCAATAAGCTGACCGACACCAGCTGGATCAAGACTGGTGTGAGTTTGTGGGATTGGCGCTGCCACGGCGGTAAGGCTGACGATGGCTTTGTATATGGTATCAACGCCGAGAGCTATATTCGCTATATTGATTTCGCCCACGAGCACGGCTTACCATTCCTCATTATCGATGCCGAGTGGTATGGCCCCGAGCGTAGCCCGAAGTCCGATCCTATCACTTTTGAGCACGAAGTCGACATGCCCAAGGTGGCTGCTTACGCGAAAGAAAAGGGCGTCGGCATCTGGCTTTATATCAATGACAAGGCACTCAAGGGCTTCGATATGGATCGCACGTTCTCACAATATAAGAAGTGGGGGATTGTAGGTATCAAACATGGTTTCCTCGGCGGCGGTAGCCAACCGAAGAACGCCTTTAGCGTGAAGGTGCTGGAGAAATGTGCGGAATACGACATCATGTATAACCTGCACGAGCCCAACAAGCCGACTGGCCTGACGCGCACCTACCCACATTACATGACGAATGAATATGTGAACAGTATGTTGGATGCTGCAAACCGTGTCCCCGCGACACCGTCCGAGCTTTCGGTCTTCCCAGTGGTGCACAACCTCGGCGGCCCCGTTGACCGTAGTTGCGGCCTGTTTGACATGGATCAATCCATTGCACGTGACAAAGTGCACAAGCAGATCCCCAGCACCGTCGTGTCCCAGGTGGGGCAGTGCATGGTGTTTTATAGCGGTATTTTGACGCTTCCCGACATGCCGGATGCCTATAACCGCAAGATGGATCTTTTCGAATACATTAAGCATCTACCGATGACTTGGGATGAAACGAAAGTCTTAGAGATGGAAATCGGCGATTACATCACCATGGCACGCCGTTCGGGGGATACATGGTTCACTGCGGCACTCGCCGATGAGTCCGGTCGCACGACCGAGATCACACTCGATTTTATCAAGCCAGGCGTGACTTACGATGTCACCCTTTACGAAGATACTGCGGAGAGCAATTATCAGTTCACTGGAGGATGGAATCGCAAAGACGCGCAAAAGAAAAAGATGCCGTTCAAGCCAGTCGAAACGAAGCGCGAATTGTATCAAGTTCGTAAAATGACAGTTAAAAAGGGCGACACCATTTCCGCTTACATCGCGCCGGGCGGCGGTCACTGTATGTGGATTCGCCCGCAGTATTAA
- a CDS encoding glycoside hydrolase family protein, whose amino-acid sequence MKMFSKAAIGFAIFGALLSALPPALAQPDPHAGHASDRSWADRLEYVGVAVEEEDYHVWGASPVIGPEGKTHLFVSRWPIAEGFGAWLTHCEIARYESESPEGPFVFQEVVATGTGEGGWEHQSPHNPNIQKVGDRYALVYIANRGGQGKARVATQQIGMMIADHPAGPWKKVGSDGLILSPPDDPNIWSYQSTVGVNNPALFVHPDGRFYLYYKAMKQGDVRRMGLAIADQLEGPYVFQEEPLTSNATEIEDGYAFQENGDIYLLTTHNHAGAGYLWRSGDGMNFESPIVGFDSMATYIDSDQLEGAKVLRKQNFERPQVLLFDGHPKYLYLASGANWNAGKGSMSCVFRIK is encoded by the coding sequence ATGAAAATGTTCTCTAAAGCTGCCATCGGTTTTGCTATATTCGGGGCGCTATTGAGTGCTTTGCCTCCAGCGCTTGCTCAGCCAGATCCACATGCTGGCCATGCCAGTGATCGCTCATGGGCAGATCGCCTTGAGTATGTCGGCGTGGCGGTTGAAGAAGAGGACTACCATGTGTGGGGTGCTTCGCCAGTAATCGGGCCGGAGGGAAAGACGCATTTGTTTGTGTCGCGTTGGCCGATTGCCGAGGGCTTTGGAGCTTGGCTCACGCATTGTGAGATTGCCCGCTATGAGAGTGAAAGCCCAGAAGGCCCGTTCGTATTTCAGGAGGTGGTTGCAACCGGCACAGGTGAGGGCGGCTGGGAGCATCAATCGCCCCATAATCCAAATATTCAGAAGGTCGGCGATCGCTATGCGCTCGTCTATATTGCAAATCGTGGCGGCCAAGGAAAGGCGCGCGTCGCAACGCAACAAATCGGCATGATGATCGCTGATCACCCTGCTGGGCCTTGGAAGAAGGTCGGTAGCGACGGCCTCATACTGTCACCACCCGATGATCCGAATATTTGGAGTTATCAGTCCACCGTTGGTGTCAATAATCCTGCATTGTTCGTTCATCCGGATGGTCGTTTCTATCTGTATTACAAAGCGATGAAGCAGGGCGATGTGCGTCGTATGGGGCTCGCGATTGCAGATCAGTTAGAAGGCCCGTATGTATTTCAAGAAGAACCGTTGACTAGCAACGCCACTGAAATCGAAGACGGCTATGCCTTTCAGGAAAATGGTGATATCTATCTGCTGACCACTCACAACCATGCGGGAGCCGGTTACCTCTGGCGCTCCGGTGATGGTATGAACTTTGAGTCACCTATTGTTGGATTTGACTCCATGGCGACTTACATCGATTCGGATCAATTGGAAGGAGCCAAAGTGCTGCGCAAGCAGAATTTCGAGCGCCCTCAGGTGTTACTTTTCGACGGCCATCCGAAGTATCTCTACCTAGCCTCAGGCGCAAATTGGAACGCTGGTAAAGGTTCCATGTCTTGTGTCTTTCGTATCAAATAA
- a CDS encoding glycoside hydrolase family 95 protein — translation MKITSSLALLALSLVGLNASDERYVLQYDSPAANDLIKAKGKSKEPKFIKTALPLGNGRLGAMFSGGVDEEHLCINDITLWMNTRRGQDEVAQSAARSVTPEDYEKVREAYREERMGSGPESMESISTKYLSTKQKVGNYAPFTNVVIATGHDAASVSNYQRSLDTRTGLGRVSYSANGGQFTREYFCSYPNDVMGARYTAEGAKLNLTIQTITYHKVNVLKATGNRILLEAETNMTQDNMHYAQIIEVDAADGKVTAQADGSIKVSGATDVSIYLVGYTDYLPNYPTFKGRDFRGDAEKAINAASKLGYHALKQAHVADFTALMDRCRLELDFKPSGKTTDELTKNPSLELENLYFHHSRYLQISCSRGAPVPSNLQGLWNASLKPAWNADYHWDINVAMNYWMVETANLPESFAPYMEFMKVMAVSGQHTARETFGINQGWSMGLNGNIFGWTAQNEHGRRMQQSGHWAAQHLLEHYAFGGDKEYLEEAYPIMKGAAEFFVEHLSPWKDGTLVVYPTWSPENNYAKGKLNKQTYGAAWDQQLILGLFTDCIEASYILNRDAEFRATLQKMIPQLSPQKIGKHGQLQEWIDDYDDPKNKHRHISHLIALHPGRDISPLTTPELHQAALVTMKHRGDASTGWSTGWKTNFWSRLHDGDHAHKIYQFLTSKRAYPNLFDFHPPFQIDGNFGGGAGVCEMLLQSHLRSVNPNAATVSEAAFIAYQQSPENPKHFVPVVPGESLVSAPFILHLLPALPSEWATGKVKGLRARGGFEVDIEWVNGQLVEATIHATRDSACRVYSNGKISDTITLKKGESKVWK, via the coding sequence TTGAAAATAACTAGCTCTCTCGCCTTATTAGCGCTTTCGCTCGTTGGACTCAACGCAAGTGATGAGCGTTATGTCCTACAATATGATTCTCCCGCGGCCAATGACCTGATCAAAGCCAAAGGTAAGAGCAAAGAGCCTAAGTTCATCAAGACTGCATTGCCACTGGGCAATGGGCGTCTCGGGGCGATGTTCTCCGGTGGCGTTGATGAAGAGCATTTATGTATCAATGATATCACGCTGTGGATGAATACTCGGCGTGGTCAGGACGAAGTGGCTCAATCCGCAGCACGCAGTGTCACACCTGAGGATTATGAGAAGGTCCGTGAAGCCTACCGCGAAGAGCGCATGGGCAGCGGCCCTGAATCGATGGAAAGTATCTCAACCAAATATCTGTCAACCAAGCAAAAGGTTGGTAATTATGCCCCCTTCACAAACGTCGTGATTGCGACAGGGCACGATGCCGCTTCGGTTTCGAACTACCAGCGCTCGCTGGACACACGCACTGGCCTTGGCCGTGTGAGTTATTCCGCCAATGGCGGGCAGTTTACCCGTGAATATTTCTGTAGCTATCCAAATGATGTCATGGGCGCACGATATACCGCGGAGGGTGCGAAATTGAACCTCACGATTCAGACGATCACTTATCACAAGGTGAATGTGCTGAAGGCGACCGGTAACCGCATCCTCTTGGAAGCGGAGACGAACATGACGCAGGATAATATGCACTACGCCCAGATCATCGAAGTTGATGCGGCGGACGGCAAGGTCACTGCGCAGGCGGATGGTTCGATCAAAGTTTCCGGCGCGACGGACGTGAGTATTTACCTTGTTGGCTATACCGACTACCTTCCTAACTATCCCACGTTCAAAGGCCGCGACTTTCGTGGTGATGCTGAGAAGGCGATCAATGCCGCTTCGAAGTTGGGCTACCATGCGTTGAAGCAAGCCCACGTCGCTGATTTCACAGCGCTGATGGACCGCTGCCGTCTGGAGTTGGACTTCAAGCCTTCCGGTAAGACAACGGATGAGCTGACTAAGAATCCGAGCCTTGAGCTGGAGAATCTCTATTTCCACCATTCACGCTACCTGCAAATCAGCTGTTCTCGAGGCGCACCAGTGCCGTCGAACTTGCAAGGTCTTTGGAATGCGAGCCTTAAGCCTGCGTGGAATGCCGATTACCACTGGGATATTAATGTCGCGATGAACTATTGGATGGTCGAAACCGCGAACCTCCCAGAGTCTTTTGCGCCTTATATGGAGTTTATGAAAGTGATGGCCGTGTCTGGACAACACACGGCACGTGAAACCTTTGGAATTAACCAGGGCTGGAGCATGGGGCTGAATGGTAATATCTTTGGCTGGACTGCTCAAAATGAGCACGGACGCCGCATGCAACAATCGGGGCACTGGGCCGCGCAACATTTACTCGAGCACTATGCGTTTGGCGGTGACAAGGAGTATCTTGAAGAGGCCTATCCAATCATGAAGGGCGCTGCTGAATTTTTCGTGGAGCACCTGTCTCCATGGAAAGATGGCACACTGGTCGTCTATCCGACTTGGTCGCCGGAAAATAATTATGCCAAGGGCAAACTGAACAAGCAGACTTATGGCGCGGCATGGGATCAGCAGCTGATTCTAGGGCTCTTTACCGACTGCATCGAAGCGTCTTACATCTTGAACCGTGATGCCGAATTCCGCGCAACACTACAGAAGATGATTCCACAGCTCAGCCCGCAGAAGATCGGTAAGCACGGTCAATTGCAGGAGTGGATCGACGACTACGATGATCCAAAAAACAAGCACCGCCACATTTCACATTTGATTGCCCTGCATCCAGGGCGTGACATCTCGCCGCTGACGACTCCAGAGCTTCACCAAGCCGCTCTCGTGACCATGAAACATCGTGGTGACGCATCCACTGGCTGGAGCACTGGTTGGAAGACCAACTTCTGGTCGCGCCTGCACGATGGCGACCACGCGCACAAGATCTACCAGTTCCTGACCTCGAAACGCGCGTATCCAAATCTGTTCGACTTCCACCCGCCATTCCAAATCGACGGCAACTTCGGTGGTGGTGCAGGCGTCTGTGAGATGCTCCTACAAAGTCATCTGCGTAGTGTGAATCCAAATGCCGCTACTGTTTCAGAAGCAGCCTTTATTGCTTACCAACAGTCTCCGGAGAACCCGAAGCATTTTGTGCCCGTTGTGCCAGGTGAGTCACTGGTAAGTGCACCGTTCATTCTACACCTATTGCCTGCACTGCCGTCCGAATGGGCAACTGGTAAAGTCAAAGGTCTACGAGCACGCGGCGGTTTTGAAGTCGATATCGAATGGGTCAATGGCCAACTCGTCGAAGCAACTATTCACGCGACACGCGACAGCGCCTGCCGTGTGTATTCCAACGGTAAAATCAGTGACACCATTACTTTGAAAAAGGGTGAATCGAAGGTTTGGAAGTAA
- a CDS encoding sulfatase-like hydrolase/transferase, with translation MRHKWIWIAALFACITCGLTAEETPQQPNIVFIFADDMSYETIGAVGMLDIDTPNLDTLVESGASFTHAYNMGAWGGAVCAASRTMLNTGRFLWDSQASTKPFTKEGRMWAQRMHAAGYQTYFAGKWHVPNVEPPALFDVVKNVRKGMPKQTPEGYNRPKSPEDYATGWKPWETKYGGFWEGGKHWSEVLADDGAEFLETAAQNDQPFFMYLAFNAPHDPRQAPKEYIDRYPLERIVMPENFLPQYPYADKICGLKLRDEKLMPYPRTEYAVKVNRQEYFALITHMDDQIGRILAAIEASGKADNTYIVFTADHGLAVGHHGLTGKQNMYDHSVRVPFLVVGPGVSPSSQVDAPIYLQDVMATSLDLAGASTDGVDFKSLVPLLKGESAEHYDAIYGAYMNKQRMITQGDWKYISYPTAKVERLFNLKKDANEMHDLSGNPEYASQLQTMREAFAELSKELGDPLSSARKKKSKKAKE, from the coding sequence ATGAGACATAAATGGATCTGGATCGCGGCATTATTTGCCTGTATTACTTGTGGACTGACTGCGGAGGAAACACCGCAACAGCCGAACATCGTGTTCATCTTTGCGGATGATATGAGTTACGAGACGATAGGGGCGGTCGGCATGCTCGACATTGATACGCCAAACCTCGACACGCTCGTCGAGTCCGGGGCTAGCTTTACGCATGCTTACAATATGGGCGCGTGGGGCGGGGCGGTTTGCGCGGCCAGTCGCACCATGCTGAATACGGGGCGTTTCCTGTGGGATTCTCAAGCGAGCACGAAGCCATTTACGAAAGAAGGCCGCATGTGGGCGCAGCGCATGCATGCGGCGGGCTACCAAACTTACTTTGCCGGAAAATGGCACGTTCCAAATGTGGAGCCTCCCGCGCTTTTCGACGTCGTAAAAAATGTTCGTAAGGGTATGCCCAAGCAAACTCCGGAAGGTTACAATCGCCCGAAGAGCCCTGAGGATTATGCGACTGGTTGGAAGCCTTGGGAGACGAAATACGGTGGCTTCTGGGAAGGTGGCAAACACTGGAGCGAAGTGCTCGCCGATGATGGCGCCGAGTTTCTTGAAACGGCTGCGCAAAATGATCAGCCCTTCTTTATGTATTTGGCTTTCAATGCCCCGCACGACCCGCGTCAGGCGCCGAAGGAATATATCGACCGCTATCCTTTAGAGCGGATTGTGATGCCTGAGAACTTCCTCCCACAATACCCCTATGCCGATAAGATTTGTGGCCTAAAGTTGCGAGATGAAAAGTTGATGCCGTATCCGCGCACTGAATATGCAGTGAAGGTGAATCGCCAAGAATACTTCGCGCTCATCACGCATATGGATGATCAGATTGGTCGTATTTTGGCTGCCATCGAGGCCTCTGGTAAGGCCGATAATACATATATCGTGTTCACCGCGGACCACGGTCTAGCGGTCGGGCATCATGGTTTAACAGGTAAGCAGAACATGTATGATCACAGCGTGCGTGTGCCATTTCTAGTCGTGGGGCCAGGTGTGTCGCCGAGCTCGCAGGTGGATGCGCCAATATATTTGCAGGACGTGATGGCCACTTCCCTTGATTTGGCTGGAGCATCGACCGACGGTGTTGATTTTAAAAGCCTGGTGCCATTATTGAAAGGTGAGAGCGCTGAGCACTATGATGCCATTTACGGCGCCTACATGAACAAGCAGCGGATGATCACCCAAGGTGATTGGAAGTATATTTCCTATCCGACTGCCAAGGTTGAACGGCTCTTCAATCTGAAGAAAGACGCGAACGAAATGCACGATCTTTCCGGCAATCCGGAGTATGCGAGTCAATTACAAACCATGCGTGAAGCATTTGCTGAATTGAGCAAAGAGCTCGGCGATCCGCTGAGCAGCGCACGTAAGAAAAAATCGAAAAAAGCCAAAGAATAG
- a CDS encoding tetratricopeptide repeat protein produces MSYPSYVDIYRFIIVLLFASIFHTAAYSAKSPVDESLAGQLQRVNTLIHSQQLVEARPLLQALRKNPEVTAKMHPTLDFYVALSYVFEYFDANNKGALDHALTGFDAFIASYPNNTLVPSARYNIGDIHAISKRFKEALQAYIPLYMNPVPGVARQEVLKKIILIYIAEKQWSAGLPYFEAGMRSAESSIDRTTYAAYMLIAKAKQGDVSESRQMLEFFSSPAPVFFTPRFNTSLMDVGDQLRDEGDLATASLFYQFVRSYESLQVGLKQHIRQLERKLKRFEGNIVLRNFYVDTKTELDNATADLAALEASPNYTPLLNWRIASIYMAMGRDWEAFWRFREMVDLYPDHEYAEDILFAAFSLGRKLGESSESVDLSRRYLETDKFTRYRGTVSDEITTDYLELGEYDELYEMTRWYMGISPDDPAASLLLFKCGMARLTRFQTLELIADFQGYKDQHDDTRSALVINYFLGLGHLTEQHNQEALVLFEEVIQNENTRFRADASFRKALCVMGLDRIEEAKDLLLEFVNRYPDNPLRAQAELVLGNLVDMLGDANAALEHYYLIDQYTDDLGLRATGELKISRIWVDRGDVDESIERLTAFIQTNEASPEIIPVVSALANIHDELGQPRVALAIIEKPLYRFFEITEDEQLDELLVDYLKKDRSLREIRENTEAFLNLVANTPDLLKELIGDRGKQYHYFKKNPNLDALVKERFVKDNEFRAVIMDHFKVFDDAHAARVKNRALKKPEAPAPVQKPYPIVELAVLEALKAEIEALNESIPELTADAWLSNQLNHAKAAGNVPLVVRILTALAITQTPEGIPNAEMLALVDNEELWPQIGLAGKLWILKEYVKSNPQGVIDFIEASRVDYMNSSAELGMTKLLAETYQNVDRVQDAIDTYKTLIKRFASADESGDAAIKIGRMEIERGNYKEARQQLETILHHNEWRGQRHGDALLWIGRSYVAEGKLSEAHGFYERIMLGYPGFNELLATAYYEDITTLKAMNEPESAQTVFEAFKLTPGLEDTKAAALIRKEFE; encoded by the coding sequence ATGTCTTACCCTAGTTACGTAGATATCTATCGATTCATCATTGTATTGTTGTTCGCTAGTATTTTTCACACTGCTGCTTATAGCGCGAAGTCTCCCGTGGACGAATCGCTCGCTGGCCAACTTCAACGCGTGAATACCCTGATTCACTCACAGCAATTAGTTGAAGCGCGCCCCTTACTACAGGCATTACGCAAAAATCCGGAGGTGACTGCAAAGATGCACCCCACTTTGGATTTCTACGTCGCACTCTCATACGTTTTTGAGTATTTCGATGCGAATAACAAAGGCGCCTTAGATCACGCTCTGACAGGGTTTGATGCGTTTATTGCAAGTTATCCAAACAACACACTAGTTCCTTCCGCACGCTATAACATAGGCGACATTCATGCGATTTCTAAACGCTTCAAAGAAGCGCTCCAAGCTTACATCCCCCTCTACATGAACCCTGTTCCTGGCGTAGCGCGCCAAGAGGTGTTAAAGAAAATCATCCTGATCTATATCGCAGAGAAACAATGGAGCGCTGGTCTGCCATATTTCGAAGCGGGCATGCGCAGTGCAGAATCATCGATCGACCGCACCACCTATGCGGCATATATGCTGATTGCTAAAGCGAAGCAAGGCGACGTCAGCGAATCACGTCAAATGCTAGAATTCTTTAGCAGTCCGGCTCCAGTATTCTTCACCCCACGCTTTAACACATCATTGATGGATGTCGGCGATCAACTTCGAGATGAAGGCGACTTGGCCACTGCTAGTTTATTTTACCAGTTCGTTCGTTCCTATGAGTCGCTTCAAGTAGGACTAAAGCAGCACATTCGCCAATTAGAGCGAAAATTAAAGAGGTTTGAGGGGAATATCGTGTTACGCAATTTCTACGTCGATACGAAGACTGAACTTGATAACGCCACCGCCGACTTGGCCGCGCTCGAGGCGTCGCCGAACTATACGCCACTCTTGAACTGGCGCATTGCTAGTATTTATATGGCAATGGGCAGAGACTGGGAGGCATTCTGGCGCTTCCGTGAGATGGTCGATTTGTATCCTGACCATGAATACGCGGAAGATATCTTGTTTGCGGCATTTTCCTTAGGACGAAAGTTAGGTGAATCCAGCGAATCAGTCGACCTATCACGACGCTACCTAGAGACTGATAAATTTACTCGCTACCGCGGAACCGTTTCCGACGAAATCACTACCGACTATCTGGAACTCGGGGAATACGATGAGCTGTATGAAATGACACGTTGGTATATGGGAATATCTCCCGATGATCCCGCCGCCTCATTGCTCTTATTTAAATGCGGGATGGCGCGTCTCACTCGATTTCAGACGCTCGAATTGATTGCGGACTTCCAAGGCTATAAAGATCAACACGATGACACTCGCAGTGCGCTGGTGATTAACTATTTCCTCGGACTCGGGCACCTCACGGAGCAACACAACCAAGAGGCGCTGGTGCTTTTTGAAGAAGTGATCCAAAATGAGAATACACGCTTTCGCGCCGATGCTTCCTTTCGTAAAGCGCTCTGTGTCATGGGGCTTGATCGAATAGAGGAAGCCAAGGATTTACTCCTAGAATTCGTCAACCGCTACCCCGACAATCCACTACGCGCCCAAGCGGAATTAGTCCTAGGTAACTTGGTCGACATGCTCGGGGATGCCAATGCTGCCCTAGAACATTACTATTTAATCGATCAGTATACCGATGATTTGGGACTACGTGCTACCGGTGAGCTCAAGATCTCGCGTATCTGGGTGGATCGTGGCGACGTCGATGAATCCATTGAGCGGTTGACTGCGTTTATCCAAACCAATGAAGCATCCCCGGAAATCATTCCAGTGGTATCAGCCTTAGCAAACATCCATGATGAGCTAGGCCAACCGCGCGTTGCACTCGCTATCATTGAGAAGCCACTGTATCGGTTCTTTGAGATTACCGAAGATGAACAACTGGATGAGCTCCTTGTGGACTACCTAAAGAAAGACCGCAGCCTGCGTGAGATACGTGAGAACACCGAGGCATTCCTTAATCTCGTCGCGAATACACCAGACTTACTTAAAGAGCTGATCGGCGACCGCGGGAAGCAATATCACTACTTTAAAAAGAACCCCAATCTCGATGCATTGGTGAAAGAGCGCTTCGTTAAGGATAACGAATTTCGCGCAGTCATCATGGATCATTTCAAGGTATTTGACGATGCGCATGCAGCACGCGTGAAGAATCGGGCGCTAAAAAAACCAGAAGCCCCTGCTCCTGTTCAGAAACCTTACCCGATCGTGGAATTGGCGGTTTTAGAGGCATTGAAGGCTGAGATTGAGGCGCTCAATGAGTCGATTCCGGAGCTAACTGCAGATGCGTGGTTAAGCAATCAGCTGAACCACGCCAAAGCGGCCGGGAATGTGCCGTTGGTCGTTCGCATTCTAACCGCGCTTGCTATCACGCAGACCCCAGAGGGCATACCAAATGCAGAGATGCTTGCCCTCGTCGATAATGAGGAACTGTGGCCTCAGATCGGTCTGGCTGGTAAGTTGTGGATATTGAAAGAATATGTGAAATCGAACCCACAAGGAGTGATCGATTTCATCGAAGCCTCGCGCGTCGATTACATGAATTCAAGTGCTGAGTTGGGGATGACGAAACTGCTGGCAGAGACCTACCAAAATGTTGATCGCGTCCAAGATGCAATCGACACCTACAAGACCCTGATCAAACGCTTCGCTTCGGCAGATGAGTCCGGCGACGCTGCTATTAAAATCGGGCGTATGGAAATCGAACGAGGCAATTACAAAGAAGCCCGCCAACAGCTTGAGACGATTTTACACCACAATGAATGGCGAGGGCAGCGGCACGGTGATGCATTGCTCTGGATTGGTCGATCCTATGTCGCCGAAGGCAAACTCTCAGAGGCACATGGCTTCTACGAGCGTATCATGCTCGGCTACCCTGGCTTCAATGAACTACTCGCTACGGCTTACTACGAAGATATTACGACCTTAAAAGCAATGAATGAACCAGAGAGCGCGCAGACCGTCTTCGAAGCGTTCAAGCTAACTCCAGGGCTCGAAGATACTAAAGCTGCAGCCTTGATCAGAAAGGAATTTGAATAA
- a CDS encoding MotA/TolQ/ExbB proton channel family protein, with protein MISPIKLNKIRTTLCAVLFVGLATFAFAQSEETTEAAPEVASSNSLFTKVKQGGWAMYPLGILSMSAFALTIYNFIALRKKDFFDDVVASELGQKLNQLDIAGAAALCEEHSAPLTRIVNHGLDSIKGGHIDTELFRQRLEAGSSKELAKPFVVINYLSIIASIAPMVGLLGTVSGMVKAFDSIATVGMGQPEVLAGNISEALITTASGMLVGIPAMFFFFYFKNQYGNLVADMTMYLDDMHGDLVHGTRSKSVSGSTSPSATIPQAPRNPRA; from the coding sequence ATGATAAGCCCAATCAAATTAAACAAAATTAGAACCACACTGTGCGCCGTTCTATTTGTCGGACTCGCCACCTTTGCCTTCGCTCAAAGCGAAGAAACCACCGAAGCAGCACCTGAAGTGGCATCCTCCAATAGCCTATTCACGAAGGTGAAGCAAGGCGGTTGGGCCATGTATCCACTCGGGATTCTCTCGATGTCGGCATTCGCGCTGACTATTTATAATTTCATCGCCTTGCGTAAGAAGGATTTCTTCGACGATGTAGTCGCCTCCGAACTCGGTCAAAAACTGAATCAGCTCGATATCGCGGGCGCGGCAGCACTCTGCGAGGAACACTCCGCACCACTCACTCGTATCGTCAACCACGGCTTAGATTCTATTAAGGGCGGCCACATCGATACGGAACTATTTCGTCAACGTCTAGAGGCCGGCTCAAGTAAAGAGCTCGCAAAGCCTTTTGTTGTGATCAACTACCTCTCCATTATTGCCTCGATTGCGCCGATGGTCGGACTACTAGGAACGGTCTCTGGTATGGTTAAGGCCTTCGACTCGATCGCGACTGTCGGGATGGGCCAACCTGAAGTGCTTGCAGGTAATATCTCGGAGGCGCTGATCACCACCGCATCTGGTATGTTAGTCGGTATCCCTGCCATGTTCTTCTTCTTTTATTTTAAGAATCAATACGGTAATCTCGTTGCGGACATGACCATGTATCTCGACGACATGCATGGCGATCTCGTCCATGGCACTCGTAGTAAATCGGTGTCTGGGTCCACCTCACCATCCGCCACGATACCGCAAGCACCGCGTAATCCTCGTGCGTAG